The Bradyrhizobium sp. WBAH42 genome includes a window with the following:
- a CDS encoding MaoC family dehydratase, with the protein MAQVEWFDDLTIGMRFKSPEVVVTEADIKRFAAEFDPQPMHLDHEAAKQTLFKGLAASGWHTAAIAMNLAIQTRPFGPHPLIGAGVDGLRWTMPVRPNDRLHLVGEVMSLTPSKSKPQGIALVKWTMFNQNGEEVYTFTPIAIVPRSG; encoded by the coding sequence ATGGCGCAGGTCGAGTGGTTCGACGATCTCACCATCGGAATGCGGTTCAAATCCCCCGAAGTCGTGGTCACCGAGGCCGACATCAAGCGCTTCGCTGCCGAGTTCGATCCGCAGCCGATGCATCTCGACCACGAGGCGGCGAAGCAGACCCTGTTCAAGGGGCTTGCCGCCTCGGGATGGCACACCGCCGCGATCGCCATGAACCTTGCGATCCAGACCCGTCCGTTCGGCCCGCATCCGCTGATCGGCGCCGGTGTGGACGGCCTGCGCTGGACCATGCCGGTGCGGCCCAACGACCGCCTGCATCTGGTCGGCGAGGTCATGAGCCTGACGCCGTCGAAATCGAAGCCGCAGGGGATCGCGCTGGTGAAATGGACCATGTTCAACCAGAACGGCGAGGAGGTTTACACCTTCACTCCGATCGCGATCGTGCCGCGGTCGGGATAG
- a CDS encoding efflux RND transporter periplasmic adaptor subunit: MPPSQNTSRTGRFRRLLGGVAIVGALAAAGSVVTGRYFHAAQATAPAAAAEQAVSVTVAMIEPRQTVLWDDFSGRLEAINRVELRPRVAGAILSANFTEGALVKAGDVLFKIDPAPYTAEVDKAAAQLEATKARVVFTQSELERGAQLVGNAVVTRRDYDQRDNANREAIANVKAAEATLQTAKLNLDYTEVRAPVDGRVGKIEVTVGNLVAAGTASPVLTSLVSVNPIYASFDADEEVVLRALNSIADSTGSRGKLDQIPVEMTTSGGLSAKGHIQLIDNQVNGQSGTIRVRAVFRNDDGRLIPGQFARVRMGQPKQQALVMIDERAIGTDQDKKFVMAVGDDSRAVYRPVTLGGAVDGLRIVTSGLKSGDRIVVNGLQRVRPGALLKTEVAAMGARGPQQASNHSNQDVVQR, encoded by the coding sequence ATGCCCCCCTCCCAAAATACCTCCCGCACCGGCCGTTTCCGCCGCCTTCTGGGCGGCGTCGCCATCGTGGGCGCCCTCGCCGCGGCCGGCTCGGTCGTGACCGGCCGCTATTTTCATGCGGCGCAAGCCACCGCACCGGCGGCCGCAGCTGAACAGGCTGTTTCCGTCACGGTGGCGATGATCGAGCCGCGGCAGACCGTGCTGTGGGACGATTTCTCCGGCCGGCTCGAGGCGATCAACCGCGTCGAGCTCCGCCCGCGCGTCGCGGGCGCGATCCTGTCGGCGAACTTCACCGAAGGCGCGCTGGTGAAGGCCGGTGACGTGCTGTTCAAGATTGATCCAGCCCCCTATACGGCCGAGGTCGACAAGGCGGCCGCCCAGCTCGAGGCCACCAAAGCGCGCGTCGTCTTCACCCAGAGCGAGCTCGAGCGCGGCGCGCAGCTCGTCGGCAACGCCGTGGTCACCCGGCGCGACTACGACCAGCGCGACAACGCCAATCGCGAAGCGATCGCCAACGTCAAGGCGGCCGAGGCGACGCTGCAGACCGCAAAGCTCAATCTCGATTACACCGAGGTGCGCGCCCCCGTGGATGGCCGCGTCGGCAAGATCGAGGTCACCGTCGGCAATCTCGTCGCCGCCGGCACCGCCTCGCCGGTGCTGACCTCGCTGGTCTCGGTCAATCCGATCTACGCCTCGTTCGATGCGGACGAAGAGGTGGTGCTGCGCGCGCTGAACTCGATCGCAGATAGCACCGGCAGCCGCGGCAAGCTCGATCAGATCCCGGTCGAGATGACGACGTCGGGCGGCTTGTCCGCAAAGGGCCACATCCAGCTCATCGATAACCAGGTCAACGGCCAGAGCGGCACCATCCGTGTCCGCGCTGTATTCCGCAACGACGACGGACGCCTCATTCCCGGCCAGTTCGCGCGCGTGCGCATGGGCCAGCCGAAGCAACAGGCGCTGGTGATGATCGACGAGCGCGCCATCGGCACCGACCAGGACAAGAAGTTCGTGATGGCGGTCGGCGACGACAGCCGCGCCGTCTACCGGCCGGTCACCCTCGGCGGTGCCGTCGATGGACTTCGCATCGTCACCTCGGGCCTGAAGTCCGGCGACCGCATCGTCGTCAACGGTTTGCAACGCGTGCGTCCGGGCGCCCTCCTCAAGACGGAGGTGGCAGCGATGGGCGCGCGGGGGCCGCAGCAGGCGTCAAACCACAGCAACCAGGACGTGGTGCAGCGCTAG
- a CDS encoding antibiotic biosynthesis monooxygenase: protein MSASPETAGQPVALVIQRRIADDGFAAFARWNGEVGEVLKAWPGFLSQEVVPPQPPAHVDWVTILRFASPAAARAWLQSDVRARRIAEVQRFFVGSEDVHILPDTGVQRDSAVSAVISFKVPDGLEDAFLKWQQRIQAAEAEFKGFLRHKIERPIPGLHDEWIIILSFDSDANLNAWLDSPLRQTLLEEGERFNAGMHVKRASYGFNFWFPAGKTSAPEQGPGFIWKSNLIVLLVLYPVVYLWGFFISRPLIDSHGVPVWLSLFVGNLVSTQLLGWWLVPAAFRALDWWVTPKAAISRQIGGYVLLAVLYAASMGLYALLLAWHWGR from the coding sequence ATGAGCGCATCTCCTGAAACAGCCGGCCAGCCGGTCGCCCTCGTCATCCAGCGCCGCATCGCCGACGACGGCTTTGCCGCGTTCGCACGGTGGAACGGTGAGGTCGGCGAAGTGCTCAAGGCCTGGCCCGGCTTTCTCAGCCAGGAGGTGGTGCCGCCGCAACCCCCCGCGCATGTGGACTGGGTGACGATCCTGCGTTTCGCCAGCCCGGCTGCAGCACGTGCCTGGCTCCAGAGCGATGTACGGGCGCGCCGCATCGCAGAGGTGCAGCGCTTCTTCGTCGGTTCGGAGGACGTCCATATCCTGCCCGACACCGGCGTCCAGCGCGACAGCGCGGTCTCGGCGGTGATCTCCTTCAAGGTCCCCGATGGGCTCGAGGATGCGTTCCTGAAATGGCAGCAGCGCATCCAGGCGGCGGAGGCCGAGTTCAAGGGATTTCTGCGCCACAAGATCGAGCGGCCAATTCCGGGCCTGCACGACGAATGGATCATCATCCTGTCGTTCGACAGCGATGCCAATCTCAATGCATGGCTCGACTCGCCCTTGCGGCAGACCCTCCTTGAGGAGGGCGAGCGCTTCAATGCCGGAATGCACGTGAAGCGGGCGAGCTACGGCTTCAATTTCTGGTTCCCGGCCGGCAAGACGTCGGCCCCCGAGCAAGGGCCCGGTTTCATCTGGAAGAGCAACCTGATCGTTCTCCTGGTTCTCTATCCCGTGGTGTACCTCTGGGGCTTTTTCATCAGCAGGCCGCTGATCGATAGTCACGGCGTGCCGGTCTGGCTGTCGCTGTTCGTCGGCAATCTCGTCAGCACCCAGCTGCTCGGCTGGTGGCTGGTGCCCGCCGCCTTCAGGGCGCTCGACTGGTGGGTGACGCCGAAGGCTGCGATCAGTCGCCAGATCGGCGGCTACGTGCTGCTCGCCGTGCTCTATGCCGCCTCGATGGGCCTGTACGCGCTGCTGCTCGCGTGGCATTGGGGACGGTGA
- the guaD gene encoding guanine deaminase, producing the protein MTTVGIRGTFFDFVDDPWKHVGNEQASARFHQDGLMVVADGVIKAFGPYDKIAAAHPGVEITHIKDRIIVPGFIDGHIHLPQTRVLGAYGEQLLPWLQKWVYPEELKYRDRDYAREGVKRFLDALLASGTTTCQAFTSSSPVSTEELFEEAARRNMRVIAGLTGIDRNAPADFIDTPENFYRDSKRLIAQYHNKGRNLYAITPRFAFGASPELLKACQRLKHEHPDCWVNTHISENPAECTGVLVEHPDCQDYLGVYEKFDLVGPKFSGGHGVYLSNNEFRRMSKKGAAVVFCPCSNLFLGSGLFRLGRATDPEHRVKMSFGTDVGGGNRFSMISVLDDAYKVGMCNNTLLDGSIDPARKDLAEAERNKLSPYRGFWSITLGGAEGLYIDDKLGNFEPGKEADFVALDPNGGQVAQAWHQSLIADGAGPRSMDEAASMLFAVMMVGDDRCVDETWVMGKRLYKKS; encoded by the coding sequence ATGACCACTGTCGGTATTCGCGGCACGTTCTTCGACTTCGTCGACGATCCCTGGAAGCATGTCGGCAACGAGCAGGCCTCCGCGCGCTTTCACCAGGATGGCCTCATGGTCGTCGCTGACGGCGTGATCAAGGCCTTCGGCCCCTATGACAAGATCGCCGCCGCCCATCCGGGCGTCGAGATCACCCACATCAAGGACCGCATCATCGTCCCCGGCTTCATCGACGGCCACATTCATCTGCCGCAGACGCGCGTGTTAGGGGCGTATGGCGAGCAGCTCTTGCCGTGGCTGCAGAAATGGGTCTACCCGGAAGAGCTCAAATACCGGGATCGCGACTACGCGCGCGAGGGCGTAAAGCGTTTCCTCGATGCGCTGCTCGCCTCCGGCACCACCACCTGCCAGGCCTTCACGAGCTCCTCGCCAGTGTCGACTGAGGAATTGTTCGAGGAAGCAGCTCGCCGCAACATGCGCGTCATCGCGGGCCTCACCGGGATCGATCGCAATGCGCCGGCCGATTTCATCGATACCCCCGAGAATTTCTATCGCGACAGCAAGCGGCTGATCGCGCAGTACCACAACAAGGGCCGCAATCTCTACGCCATCACGCCGCGCTTCGCCTTCGGCGCTTCGCCGGAACTGCTGAAGGCGTGTCAGCGCCTCAAGCACGAGCATCCGGATTGCTGGGTCAACACCCACATCTCCGAGAACCCGGCCGAATGCACCGGCGTGCTGGTCGAGCATCCGGACTGCCAGGATTATCTCGGCGTCTACGAGAAGTTCGACCTGGTCGGTCCGAAATTCTCCGGAGGCCACGGCGTCTACCTCTCCAACAACGAGTTCCGCCGCATGTCGAAGAAGGGCGCGGCGGTGGTGTTCTGCCCGTGCTCGAACCTGTTCCTCGGCAGCGGCCTGTTCCGTCTCGGACGCGCCACCGATCCCGAGCATCGCGTCAAGATGTCGTTCGGCACCGACGTCGGCGGCGGCAACCGCTTCTCGATGATCTCCGTGCTAGATGACGCCTACAAGGTCGGCATGTGCAACAACACCCTGCTTGACGGCAGCATCGATCCCGCACGCAAGGACCTCGCGGAAGCCGAGCGCAACAAGCTCTCGCCCTATCGCGGCTTCTGGTCGATCACGCTCGGCGGCGCCGAAGGCCTCTACATCGACGACAAGCTCGGCAATTTCGAGCCCGGCAAGGAGGCCGATTTCGTCGCGCTCGATCCGAACGGCGGGCAGGTCGCGCAAGCGTGGCATCAATCGCTGATCGCCGACGGCGCCGGCCCGCGCTCGATGGATGAGGCCGCGAGCATGCTGTTCGCCGTCATGATGGTCGGCGACGATCGCTGCGTCGACGAGACCTGGGTGATGGGCAAGCGTCTCTACAAGAAGAGCTGA
- a CDS encoding TetR/AcrR family transcriptional regulator, with protein sequence MGMGRPREFDAEMALDQAMEVFWRHGYEGATIAQLTEAMGINPPSLYACFGNKEGLLRAALDRYTRLRNIWMDEVVAAPTARAVAERMLMGIADRQTDPANPPGCLLVQGGIACGTGSENVPFELAARRAQNEDQLRDRFVRARAEGDLKESADPAALARYVSAVSVGMGVMASSGADREALRQVASVAVQAVEAQSVDRT encoded by the coding sequence ATGGGCATGGGACGCCCCCGGGAATTCGACGCCGAAATGGCGTTGGACCAGGCGATGGAAGTGTTTTGGCGCCATGGCTATGAGGGCGCGACCATTGCCCAGCTCACCGAGGCCATGGGCATCAATCCGCCCAGTCTCTACGCCTGCTTCGGCAACAAGGAAGGGCTGCTGAGGGCCGCGCTCGACCGCTACACCAGGCTGCGCAACATCTGGATGGACGAGGTGGTGGCAGCCCCCACTGCCCGAGCCGTGGCCGAGCGCATGTTGATGGGCATTGCCGACAGGCAGACCGATCCCGCCAATCCGCCCGGCTGCCTGCTGGTGCAAGGCGGCATTGCCTGCGGTACCGGCTCCGAGAACGTCCCCTTCGAGCTCGCCGCGCGCCGCGCCCAGAACGAAGACCAGCTTCGCGACCGTTTCGTCCGCGCCAGGGCCGAGGGCGATCTCAAGGAAAGCGCCGATCCGGCTGCGCTCGCGCGCTATGTCTCGGCGGTGTCGGTCGGCATGGGCGTGATGGCGTCCTCGGGTGCCGATCGCGAAGCGCTGCGGCAGGTCGCGAGCGTGGCCGTGCAGGCCGTCGAGGCGCAGTCGGTCGATCGAACTTAG
- the rnz gene encoding ribonuclease Z: protein MFALTFLGTSASVPSAERNHPALLVEAAGKRVLVDCGEGTQRQLLRSGAGFRRLDRILLTHAHLDHVLGIPGLFSTLGLRQTSEAMTIHGGEGTLDLVVRMLAGLWGPGRAPIAVEFAVLTEGQVIDAGEFTIGCFPVRHRDTDSFGYVFKSPARRHLRPDRLIALGVPDGPLRGELAAGRPIVLANRTIDPEDVLGPPSGGSKLVVIGDTETTEGLSQYVAGADTLVIEATFLDRDAPTARNYGHLTAAEAASFAATNKVGQLVLTHMSGRYEDAEILAEAAGIFPNTRIAADFDHIVV, encoded by the coding sequence ATGTTCGCCCTGACATTTCTCGGGACATCGGCCAGCGTTCCCTCAGCGGAGCGCAACCATCCGGCGCTTCTCGTGGAAGCCGCAGGCAAGCGCGTCCTGGTCGATTGCGGCGAGGGCACGCAGCGCCAGCTGCTGCGCAGCGGCGCCGGCTTCCGGCGGCTCGACCGCATCCTGCTCACCCACGCCCATCTCGACCACGTGCTCGGCATCCCCGGACTGTTCTCGACGCTTGGCTTGCGGCAGACGTCCGAGGCAATGACCATTCACGGCGGCGAAGGCACGCTCGACCTCGTCGTCCGCATGCTCGCCGGCCTGTGGGGCCCGGGCAGGGCGCCGATCGCCGTCGAGTTCGCAGTGCTGACCGAGGGACAAGTCATCGACGCCGGTGAATTCACCATCGGCTGTTTTCCGGTCCGCCACCGCGACACCGATAGCTTTGGCTACGTTTTCAAAAGCCCCGCCCGCCGTCATCTTCGGCCCGATCGCCTCATCGCGCTCGGTGTCCCCGACGGTCCCTTGCGCGGCGAGTTGGCCGCTGGCCGACCGATCGTGCTTGCCAACCGAACCATCGATCCGGAAGACGTCCTCGGTCCGCCGAGCGGCGGCAGCAAGCTCGTCGTGATCGGCGACACCGAGACCACCGAGGGGCTGTCGCAATACGTGGCCGGTGCCGACACGCTGGTGATCGAGGCCACGTTCCTCGATCGCGACGCGCCGACCGCGCGGAATTACGGCCATCTCACCGCGGCAGAAGCGGCCTCCTTTGCGGCCACGAACAAGGTCGGACAACTCGTGCTGACGCATATGTCGGGACGCTACGAGGACGCCGAGATTCTCGCCGAGGCGGCAGGAATCTTCCCGAACACCCGGATCGCCGCAGACTTCGACCACATCGTCGTCTGA
- a CDS encoding DUF1353 domain-containing protein yields the protein MTIFTRRKVLLDAIAYTALSAILRRSLSHAVAQELPENGVIIRDWIDQQQRSGRKAYGDVIVGRFADSMYFLLRPVTWEPSVDGRLPRVTVPVGFVTDFSSVPRVFWSAVRPDPILIFPAVLHDFLYWEQTTTRDKADEVFRVSMQEVDIAESTAKLIVTALRLYGQQVWERNARLRASGERRILRRFPDDPRVTWDEWKKRSDVFQ from the coding sequence ATGACGATCTTTACCCGCCGCAAGGTTCTCTTGGACGCAATCGCATACACGGCGTTGTCTGCCATATTACGCCGATCTCTATCGCATGCAGTTGCACAAGAGTTGCCTGAGAATGGAGTGATAATTAGAGATTGGATCGATCAACAGCAAAGAAGCGGCAGGAAAGCATATGGTGATGTCATCGTCGGGCGATTTGCGGACTCAATGTACTTTCTTCTTCGGCCCGTTACGTGGGAGCCGAGTGTTGATGGAAGACTTCCTCGGGTGACTGTCCCAGTCGGATTCGTGACAGATTTTTCGAGCGTGCCAAGGGTATTCTGGTCAGCGGTCCGCCCTGATCCGATCTTGATCTTTCCCGCCGTTCTCCATGACTTTCTCTACTGGGAGCAGACCACAACCAGGGATAAGGCGGATGAGGTATTTAGAGTTTCAATGCAAGAAGTGGATATCGCCGAGTCAACGGCAAAGCTAATTGTTACGGCCTTGCGCTTGTATGGTCAGCAGGTTTGGGAGAGAAATGCGCGCCTGCGGGCTAGTGGCGAAAGGAGGATTCTTCGCCGCTTTCCAGATGATCCTAGGGTAACGTGGGATGAATGGAAGAAGCGATCAGACGTTTTCCAATAA
- a CDS encoding efflux RND transporter permease subunit, whose translation MNLSKFFIDRPIFAGVLSVLIFLAGLISLFAMPISEYPDVVPPSVVVRASYPGANPKVIAETVATPIEEQINGVENMLYMSSQATTDGAMTLTVTFRLGTDPDKATQLVQNRVQQAEPRLPNVVRQLGIITKKSSPDLTMVVHLLSPNGRYDMTYLRNYAVLNVKDRLARIDGVGDVQLYGAGDYSMRVWVDPQKAAEHGLTASDIVRAIQAQNVEAAAGVVGSSPNVKGIDLQLSVNAEGRLANEEQFGDIVVKTGTRGEVVRLRDVARIELGASEYGLRSLLDNKQAVAIPIFQAPGSNALQISDNVRATMAEIKKNMPEGVSYQIVYDPTQFVRSSIEAVIHTLLEAIALVVLVVILFLQTWRASIIPLLAVPVSIVGTFAVMHVFGFSINALSLFGLVLAIGIVVDDAIVVVENVERNIEAGLSPRDATYQAMREVSGPIIAIALVLIAVFVPLAFISGLTGQFYKQFALTIAISTVISAINSLTLSPALSALLLKGHNEPKDRLTLIMEKSLGWFFRGFNKAFTRSSDNYSGTVGKVISGKAAVMGLYVVLVGLTAFLFQQVPSGFVPGQDKQYLVGFARLPDGATLDRSEEVIRKMSDIALTQPGVESSVAFPGLSISGFTNSSNAGIVFSTLKPFDERKDAALSGNAIAAELNKKYAGIQEAFIAMFPPPPVNGLGTIGGFKLQIEDRAGLGYDALNEATNAFMAAMQKAPEIAGVFSSFQVNVPQLFADIDRTKALQLGVPVTEVFNTLQIYLGSYYVNDFNKFGRTYSVRVQADAPFRARADDIRQLKVRSSSGDMVPLSALLKIRQSAGPERAIRYNGFLSSDINAAAAPGFSSGQAQEAATRIAAEVLPPGFAFEWTDLTYQEFIAGNSGIWVFPLAILLVFLVLAALYESLTLPLSIIMIVPMGLLAAMFGVWISKGDNNVFTQIGLIVLVGLSAKNAILIVEFARELEFAGRTPIRAAIEASRLRLRPILMTSMAFIMGVLPLVLSTGAGSEMRRAMGVAVFSGMIGVTVFGLFLTPVFYVLLRTVTGMKPLIHHGSDIGAAPVHGPAE comes from the coding sequence ATGAATCTCTCAAAGTTCTTCATCGACCGTCCGATTTTCGCCGGCGTGCTGTCGGTCCTGATCTTCCTCGCCGGGCTGATCTCGCTGTTCGCGATGCCGATCTCGGAATATCCGGACGTGGTGCCGCCCTCCGTCGTGGTGCGCGCAAGCTATCCCGGCGCCAACCCCAAGGTGATCGCGGAGACGGTGGCGACCCCGATCGAGGAGCAGATCAACGGCGTCGAAAACATGCTCTACATGTCGAGCCAGGCGACCACTGACGGCGCGATGACGCTGACGGTGACGTTCCGGCTCGGCACCGATCCCGACAAAGCGACGCAGCTGGTGCAGAACCGGGTGCAGCAGGCCGAGCCGCGCCTGCCCAACGTGGTGCGCCAGCTCGGCATCATCACCAAGAAGTCGTCGCCCGACCTCACCATGGTCGTGCATCTGTTGTCGCCGAACGGCCGCTACGACATGACGTACTTGCGCAATTACGCGGTGCTCAACGTCAAGGACCGGCTGGCGCGGATCGACGGCGTCGGCGACGTCCAGCTCTATGGCGCCGGCGACTATTCGATGCGGGTCTGGGTCGATCCGCAGAAGGCCGCCGAGCATGGGCTCACCGCGAGCGACATCGTGCGGGCGATCCAGGCGCAGAACGTCGAGGCCGCCGCCGGCGTGGTCGGCTCCTCCCCGAACGTCAAGGGCATCGATCTCCAACTCTCGGTCAATGCGGAAGGCCGGCTCGCTAACGAGGAGCAGTTCGGCGACATCGTGGTCAAGACCGGTACGCGCGGCGAGGTCGTGCGGTTGCGCGACGTCGCGCGCATCGAGCTTGGCGCTTCCGAATACGGACTGCGCTCGCTGCTCGACAACAAGCAGGCGGTGGCGATCCCGATCTTCCAGGCGCCCGGCTCCAACGCGCTGCAGATTTCCGACAATGTCCGCGCCACCATGGCGGAGATCAAGAAGAACATGCCGGAGGGCGTGTCCTACCAGATCGTCTACGATCCCACCCAATTCGTCCGCTCCTCGATCGAGGCCGTGATCCACACGCTCTTGGAGGCGATCGCGCTGGTGGTGCTGGTGGTGATCCTGTTCCTGCAGACCTGGCGGGCCTCGATCATTCCGCTGCTGGCCGTGCCGGTGTCGATCGTGGGCACGTTCGCGGTGATGCACGTGTTCGGCTTCTCCATCAACGCGCTCAGCCTGTTTGGTCTCGTGCTCGCCATCGGCATCGTCGTCGACGACGCCATCGTCGTGGTCGAGAACGTCGAGCGCAACATCGAAGCGGGGCTGTCGCCGCGGGATGCCACCTATCAAGCGATGCGCGAGGTCTCGGGCCCGATCATCGCGATCGCGCTGGTGCTGATCGCGGTGTTCGTGCCGCTCGCCTTCATCTCCGGTCTCACCGGGCAATTCTACAAGCAGTTCGCGCTGACGATCGCGATCTCGACCGTGATCTCCGCCATCAATTCGCTGACGCTGTCACCGGCATTGTCGGCGCTGCTGCTCAAGGGCCACAACGAACCGAAGGACCGGCTGACGCTGATCATGGAAAAGAGCCTCGGTTGGTTCTTCCGCGGCTTCAACAAGGCCTTCACGCGTTCCTCGGACAATTACAGCGGCACCGTCGGCAAGGTGATCTCGGGCAAGGCCGCGGTGATGGGCCTCTATGTGGTGCTGGTCGGGCTGACGGCGTTTCTGTTCCAGCAGGTGCCGAGCGGCTTCGTGCCGGGCCAGGACAAGCAGTACCTCGTCGGCTTCGCCCGCCTGCCCGATGGCGCCACGCTCGACCGCAGCGAGGAGGTGATCCGCAAGATGAGCGACATCGCGCTGACCCAGCCCGGTGTCGAGAGTTCGGTAGCCTTCCCGGGCCTGTCGATCTCCGGCTTCACCAACTCCTCCAACGCCGGCATCGTGTTCTCGACGCTGAAGCCGTTCGACGAGCGCAAGGATGCGGCCCTGAGCGGGAATGCGATTGCGGCCGAGCTGAACAAGAAATATGCCGGGATCCAGGAAGCCTTCATCGCCATGTTCCCGCCGCCGCCCGTCAACGGCCTCGGCACCATCGGCGGCTTCAAGCTGCAGATCGAGGACCGCGCCGGTCTCGGCTATGACGCCCTGAACGAGGCGACCAACGCCTTCATGGCTGCGATGCAGAAGGCGCCGGAGATCGCCGGCGTGTTCTCAAGCTTCCAGGTCAACGTGCCCCAGCTGTTCGCCGACATCGACCGCACCAAGGCGCTTCAGCTCGGCGTGCCCGTGACGGAGGTGTTCAACACGCTGCAGATCTACCTCGGCTCCTACTACGTTAACGACTTCAACAAGTTCGGCCGCACCTATTCCGTCCGCGTGCAGGCCGACGCGCCGTTCCGCGCCCGCGCCGACGACATCCGGCAATTGAAGGTGCGCTCGTCGTCCGGCGACATGGTGCCATTGTCGGCGCTGCTCAAGATCCGCCAGAGCGCGGGACCGGAGCGCGCGATCCGCTACAACGGCTTCCTGTCGTCCGACATCAACGCGGCGGCCGCGCCCGGCTTCTCGTCGGGACAGGCACAGGAGGCGGCGACGCGGATCGCCGCGGAGGTGCTGCCGCCGGGCTTTGCCTTCGAATGGACCGACCTGACCTATCAGGAGTTCATCGCCGGCAATTCCGGCATCTGGGTGTTTCCGCTGGCGATCCTGCTGGTGTTCCTGGTGCTGGCCGCGCTCTATGAGAGCCTGACCCTGCCGCTGTCGATCATCATGATCGTGCCGATGGGCTTGCTCGCCGCGATGTTCGGCGTCTGGATCTCCAAGGGCGACAACAACGTCTTCACCCAGATCGGCCTCATCGTGCTGGTCGGCCTCTCCGCCAAGAACGCGATCCTGATCGTCGAATTCGCGCGCGAACTCGAATTCGCCGGGCGCACGCCGATCCGGGCCGCGATCGAAGCCAGTCGCTTGCGGCTGCGCCCGATCCTGATGACGTCGATGGCGTTCATCATGGGCGTGCTGCCGCTGGTGCTCTCGACCGGTGCCGGCTCGGAGATGCGGCGCGCGATGGGCGTTGCCGTGTTCTCCGGGATGATCGGCGTCACCGTGTTCGGCCTGTTCCTGACGCCGGTGTTCTATGTGCTGCTCCGAACCGTCACGGGCATGAAGCCGCTGATCCATCACGGCAGCGACATCGGCGCGGCGCCGGTCCACGGGCCTGCCGAGTGA
- a CDS encoding multidrug effflux MFS transporter yields MTALASDAGRARSGIVPILLCVVPFSQIPLDAYTPGLPQMVVDLAADPASMQNTVTAYMLGMSLALVPVGIASDTIGRRNVLLAGLSVLIAMSIACALATSASLLLGLRFLQGIGGCTCLVVAYAVAADCFRGRELTAISGLLGAAWGLAPVLAPAAGGFIVELTSWRGVFVVIALAAAIVATIVVFLLPETLPAERRAPFDPRRTAGILRDALVRPGFLAFVLVFAAAASAQLAFGVVAPFFYQTGLGYSAAIYGLVALGLGGVNLAGELGCAHFARFMPARVLGFGAFALFLAGAAALTATGMTLGLDFASITIGGALVLGGCGVLCPMMYGMALGLFERDHGLIGGLISALCYLAVSGAMAITAVLPEATQAPIGWLYLGLCALAGTLLAISLPSARQATQP; encoded by the coding sequence ATGACTGCACTTGCTTCGGACGCCGGTCGCGCCAGGAGCGGGATCGTGCCGATCCTGTTGTGTGTCGTGCCGTTCAGCCAGATTCCGCTCGATGCCTATACGCCAGGCCTGCCGCAGATGGTGGTGGATCTCGCCGCCGATCCCGCCTCGATGCAGAACACCGTTACCGCTTACATGCTCGGTATGTCTCTGGCGCTGGTGCCGGTCGGTATTGCCTCGGACACAATCGGCCGCCGCAACGTGCTGCTCGCGGGCCTGTCGGTGCTGATTGCGATGAGCATCGCCTGTGCGCTCGCCACCAGCGCCTCGCTGCTGCTGGGCTTGCGCTTCCTGCAAGGCATCGGCGGCTGCACTTGTCTCGTTGTCGCCTATGCGGTCGCCGCTGATTGTTTCCGCGGCCGCGAGCTCACCGCGATCTCCGGCCTGCTTGGCGCAGCCTGGGGGCTTGCGCCGGTGCTGGCGCCGGCGGCCGGTGGCTTCATCGTCGAGCTGACCTCGTGGCGCGGTGTCTTCGTCGTCATTGCCCTCGCCGCGGCGATCGTTGCCACGATCGTCGTATTCCTTCTGCCTGAAACATTGCCGGCCGAGCGGCGTGCGCCGTTCGATCCGCGCCGCACCGCCGGCATCTTGCGCGATGCGCTGGTGCGGCCGGGCTTCCTCGCTTTCGTGCTGGTCTTTGCTGCCGCAGCCAGCGCGCAGCTGGCGTTCGGCGTGGTAGCGCCGTTCTTCTACCAGACTGGTCTTGGCTATTCGGCGGCCATCTACGGCCTCGTCGCACTCGGCCTCGGCGGGGTCAATCTCGCCGGCGAGCTCGGTTGCGCGCATTTCGCGCGCTTCATGCCGGCGCGCGTGCTGGGCTTCGGCGCCTTCGCGCTGTTCCTCGCCGGCGCCGCGGCCCTGACTGCAACAGGCATGACCCTCGGTCTCGATTTCGCGTCGATCACGATCGGCGGCGCGCTGGTGCTCGGCGGCTGCGGCGTGCTGTGCCCGATGATGTACGGCATGGCGCTCGGCCTGTTCGAGCGCGACCACGGCCTGATCGGCGGCCTGATCAGCGCGCTCTGCTATCTCGCCGTCAGCGGCGCCATGGCGATCACGGCGGTGTTGCCCGAAGCGACGCAGGCGCCGATCGGATGGCTCTATCTCGGCCTCTGCGCCCTCGCCGGTACGCTGCTCGCGATCTCGCTGCCGTCGGCGCGGCAGGCCACACAGCCTTAA